The following proteins are encoded in a genomic region of Mahella australiensis 50-1 BON:
- a CDS encoding carbohydrate ABC transporter permease, with amino-acid sequence MRQTTGEKVFAVFNYILLFIICIICIYPLWHVAVASISDPLIIYAKRGFYLWPMGEISLKGYELVFQDPNIISGFLNTFFYVGVGTALGLVLTIMGAYVLSRKGLYWNGLVMKLIVFTMYFQGGLIPFFIMVKNMGLMDSRLAIILPTAVNTWNLIVMRTAFTTVPDSLIESAKLDGASEWRTMWVIAVPVIQATVAVIALFYAVARWNEWFNPSLFLTSKNKWPLQLLLREILLKNSTQAMTQLGSVGQSQQEMYRLLVKYCTIMVATVPILIVYPFVQRYFIHGVMIGSIKE; translated from the coding sequence ATGAGACAAACTACTGGTGAGAAAGTTTTTGCTGTTTTTAATTATATTTTGCTGTTTATTATCTGTATTATATGCATATACCCTCTTTGGCATGTTGCGGTGGCGTCTATAAGCGATCCGCTGATAATTTATGCCAAACGGGGTTTCTACCTGTGGCCAATGGGAGAAATTAGTTTAAAAGGGTATGAATTAGTGTTTCAGGACCCTAATATAATATCAGGTTTTTTGAATACCTTCTTTTACGTCGGTGTTGGTACCGCCCTCGGCTTGGTTTTAACTATTATGGGAGCTTACGTTTTGTCTCGAAAGGGCCTATATTGGAATGGCTTGGTTATGAAACTAATCGTATTTACCATGTATTTTCAGGGAGGTTTGATTCCATTTTTCATCATGGTAAAAAATATGGGATTAATGGATAGCAGATTGGCTATTATCCTTCCAACAGCCGTAAATACATGGAATCTGATCGTCATGCGCACGGCCTTTACTACCGTGCCGGATAGTCTGATTGAATCAGCCAAATTGGATGGAGCCAGCGAGTGGCGCACTATGTGGGTTATTGCTGTGCCTGTAATTCAAGCTACTGTTGCTGTAATAGCGTTGTTTTATGCAGTTGCAAGATGGAATGAATGGTTTAACCCATCGCTTTTCCTTACTAGCAAGAATAAATGGCCTCTACAATTGTTATTGCGTGAGATACTGCTAAAAAACAGCACACAAGCCATGACCCAACTTGGATCGGTCGGGCAGTCACAACAAGAAATGTATCGCTTGTTGGTTAAATATTGTACAATTATGGTAGCTACAGTTCCTATCCTGATAGTTTATCCATTTGTGCAACGCTACTTTATACATGGCGTTATGATAGGCAGCATTAAAGAGTAG
- a CDS encoding ABC transporter permease — protein sequence MSVQNTQQLQTSHSTASKFNSWKNMVAKDWYKHWELYLMLIPVVAFYLIWCYGPMYGIIIAFKEFSPRKGIWGSEWAGVKYFIEFFNSPYAWRVIRNTILINFWNLVFGFPLPIIFALLLNEVKNQFYKRTVQTITYMPYFVSLVVVCGIIVDFTASDGVFGEITKMLGGTPTNLLSDPKYFRTIYVGSELWQRLGWDSIIFLAALSGINPELYEAATIDGAGRFKQIIHVTIPGIMPTITILLILRIGAMMNVGFEKIILLYNPLVYDTADVISSYVYRKGIVESNFSFATAVGLFNSLINFLLVVSANWFSRKMTETSLW from the coding sequence ATGTCAGTACAAAATACTCAACAATTGCAAACCTCACATTCTACGGCGTCTAAATTTAATTCATGGAAAAACATGGTGGCTAAGGATTGGTATAAACATTGGGAGTTATATTTGATGCTTATACCAGTAGTAGCATTTTATCTGATTTGGTGTTATGGCCCAATGTATGGAATCATCATCGCATTTAAGGAGTTTTCCCCACGCAAGGGTATATGGGGCAGCGAGTGGGCAGGGGTGAAATATTTTATAGAATTTTTTAATAGCCCATACGCATGGCGTGTTATCAGAAATACTATATTGATAAATTTTTGGAATTTAGTCTTTGGCTTTCCATTACCCATTATTTTCGCATTATTGCTTAACGAGGTCAAAAATCAGTTTTACAAAAGAACCGTCCAGACTATAACATATATGCCTTATTTTGTTTCATTGGTGGTTGTGTGTGGTATAATAGTAGACTTTACTGCATCTGATGGTGTTTTTGGAGAAATTACTAAAATGCTTGGGGGAACTCCAACCAATCTATTATCAGATCCCAAGTATTTCCGCACCATATATGTTGGCTCAGAGTTGTGGCAGAGATTAGGTTGGGATAGCATCATTTTCCTTGCGGCATTGTCAGGGATAAATCCAGAGCTTTACGAAGCAGCTACTATTGATGGGGCAGGGAGATTTAAGCAGATTATTCATGTTACTATCCCAGGTATTATGCCTACAATTACGATCTTACTGATCCTTCGTATTGGTGCTATGATGAATGTAGGATTTGAAAAAATCATATTGTTATATAATCCACTTGTATATGATACGGCCGATGTTATTTCGAGCTATGTATACAGAAAGGGTATCGTAGAAAGTAATTTTAGCTTTGCGACGGCTGTAGGCTTGTTTAACTCGTTGATTAATTTTCTTTTAGTTGTATCGGCTAATTGGTTTAGTCGAAAGATGACAGAAACTAGTTTATGGTAG
- a CDS encoding endonuclease III domain-containing protein yields the protein MTNDKAKLMNIYDILYSCFGPRHWWPADTPFEVMVGAILTQNVAWVNVEKAIRNLKEADALEPSKLAYMDLERLKALIKPTGFYNQKAPRLQHMSRYIVERCGGRVDSLFEGDMYEVRGVLLSWPGIGPETADAMLLYAGNKPIFVIDAYTRRVFSRLCLLPSDVSYEKAQAYFMSNLPNDVQLFNEYHALVDELAKRMCLKRNPSCGRCPLSQCRWAQKEVLADA from the coding sequence ATGACGAACGATAAAGCAAAGCTTATGAATATATACGATATTCTATACAGTTGCTTTGGACCACGCCACTGGTGGCCGGCCGATACGCCTTTTGAGGTTATGGTCGGTGCCATATTGACGCAAAACGTGGCGTGGGTTAATGTGGAAAAGGCTATACGCAACTTAAAAGAGGCCGATGCGTTAGAACCGTCAAAGTTGGCCTATATGGATTTAGAGCGGCTTAAAGCGCTCATAAAGCCTACGGGTTTCTATAACCAAAAGGCACCAAGGCTGCAGCATATGAGCAGATATATAGTGGAGCGATGTGGTGGTCGTGTGGACAGCCTTTTTGAAGGAGATATGTACGAGGTGCGCGGCGTATTGCTCTCTTGGCCGGGCATAGGTCCGGAGACTGCCGACGCCATGCTGCTCTATGCCGGTAATAAGCCGATTTTTGTAATAGACGCCTATACACGGCGCGTTTTCTCCAGATTGTGTTTGCTGCCATCCGATGTTTCCTATGAAAAAGCGCAGGCATATTTTATGAGCAACCTTCCCAATGATGTACAGCTTTTTAATGAATACCATGCCCTTGTAGACGAGTTGGCCAAGCGCATGTGCTTGAAACGCAACCCTTCGTGCGGCCGGTGCCCGTTGAGCCAGTGCCGATGGGCTCAAAAAGAGGTGCTCGCCGATGCATAA
- a CDS encoding helix-turn-helix domain-containing protein: MSETLGDRLRRLREKKEWTQKYAATVFGITSGALSNYERGERTPDAEMLKRIAEIYDVSIDYLIGKRSLRESSQYLNESSLDDYIEEIIGREAVLMLQSMDRLDEHERELLIIFLQGLKARRKHFQSKDTGL, encoded by the coding sequence ATGAGTGAAACGTTAGGTGATAGGCTACGCCGATTAAGAGAAAAAAAGGAATGGACTCAAAAATATGCGGCCACGGTATTCGGTATTACAAGCGGAGCCTTATCAAATTATGAACGAGGTGAAAGAACACCTGATGCTGAAATGTTAAAAAGGATAGCCGAGATTTATGATGTAAGTATAGATTACTTAATAGGTAAAAGATCGCTTAGGGAAAGCAGCCAGTATTTAAATGAATCCTCGTTAGACGATTATATAGAAGAAATCATAGGCCGTGAGGCAGTGTTAATGCTACAAAGCATGGACCGATTGGATGAACACGAGAGAGAACTCCTTATAATATTCCTTCAGGGACTCAAAGCACGAAGAAAACACTTCCAATCAAAAGATACGGGCTTATAA
- a CDS encoding extracellular solute-binding protein gives MKVKKLIALVLVLVMTAFVIAGCGSNGAENSSEDTNKENSGQSASTKTPPPEGKDTNNGRPYNLEPVKWDNRNDRYLNGINATILPVTDKPTTIKIWRSFNSTVMKGLDECEVFKELEKRTGVHVEFMYPPVGQETDNFNLRIATNDLPHIFSTPPNYPGGYMKAIQDEVYLDLTPYYDKGLMPNIKWLRQNNQEINRDIVADDGHMYFFPMIDIVPSDPWSGLWVREDWLKELELPLPKTISDWDNMLRAMKQAKGVAPLALNVKDWYGVATNYMFAGSYETGYNFINKDGKAVFGPIEPGYQQFLSKMHEWYSEGLIDPDFATRTYEAYNANIADGKVGACGLAYGEFGQIKLTGQSKDPNFKLTPVLQPTSYEGQEIHLHQDNSTVRGDREFFTTKLVDDGIDEIAAQWKDYWYSQDGGDLCSYGPEGVSYKWNDQGEPEWIYPRLKEEKDADFWTLYPLFKLHNWGYLRDSTSYEFEPEVFECIQLWDTQDSSWLIPDNISYTPEESTEFNNIMTEINTYRDEMTLKFIMGQVPLSEFDDFVNTIKGMNIDRAIEIEQAALDRYFARQ, from the coding sequence GTGAAAGTCAAAAAACTTATAGCGTTGGTTCTGGTATTAGTCATGACTGCTTTTGTTATAGCTGGGTGTGGTTCCAATGGTGCTGAAAATTCTTCTGAAGATACAAACAAAGAAAATTCAGGTCAAAGCGCAAGTACAAAAACACCGCCGCCTGAGGGTAAAGATACAAACAATGGCAGACCTTACAATTTGGAACCCGTCAAATGGGATAATCGCAATGACCGTTATTTGAATGGTATCAACGCCACTATACTGCCGGTAACAGATAAGCCGACAACGATTAAAATTTGGCGTAGCTTTAACTCGACCGTAATGAAGGGTTTGGATGAATGCGAAGTATTCAAGGAATTGGAAAAACGCACAGGGGTTCATGTGGAGTTTATGTATCCACCAGTCGGTCAAGAAACCGATAATTTTAACCTAAGAATAGCAACCAATGATTTACCACATATATTTTCAACTCCGCCGAATTATCCCGGAGGTTATATGAAGGCTATTCAAGATGAGGTTTATCTGGATTTAACACCTTATTACGACAAAGGCTTAATGCCTAACATCAAATGGTTGCGCCAAAACAATCAAGAAATCAATAGGGATATCGTTGCAGATGATGGTCATATGTATTTCTTCCCTATGATAGACATAGTGCCTTCGGATCCATGGAGCGGCTTATGGGTCCGCGAGGATTGGCTTAAGGAATTAGAATTACCGCTACCAAAGACAATTAGTGATTGGGATAATATGTTGAGGGCTATGAAACAGGCTAAAGGCGTAGCACCGTTGGCTTTAAATGTCAAAGATTGGTACGGCGTTGCAACGAATTATATGTTTGCAGGTTCATATGAGACTGGTTATAATTTTATTAACAAAGATGGTAAAGCTGTTTTTGGCCCAATAGAGCCAGGGTATCAGCAATTTTTATCTAAAATGCATGAATGGTATTCAGAGGGTTTGATAGACCCTGACTTTGCTACTCGTACTTATGAGGCATATAATGCTAATATCGCTGATGGCAAAGTTGGCGCTTGCGGTTTAGCCTATGGTGAATTTGGGCAGATTAAATTGACCGGCCAATCTAAAGATCCAAACTTTAAGCTTACACCGGTATTGCAGCCGACCTCATATGAGGGGCAGGAAATTCACCTCCATCAGGACAATTCTACGGTCAGAGGAGATAGAGAATTCTTTACTACCAAGCTGGTTGATGATGGTATAGATGAAATCGCTGCTCAATGGAAAGATTATTGGTATAGCCAAGATGGTGGAGATCTTTGTTCTTATGGCCCCGAGGGAGTTTCTTATAAATGGAACGATCAAGGTGAACCTGAATGGATTTATCCACGTCTAAAAGAGGAAAAAGATGCTGATTTTTGGACGCTTTATCCGCTCTTCAAATTACACAATTGGGGTTATTTGCGCGATTCGACTTCGTATGAGTTTGAACCCGAAGTATTTGAATGTATTCAACTATGGGACACGCAAGATTCAAGTTGGTTAATCCCAGATAATATAAGCTATACCCCGGAAGAATCTACAGAATTTAATAACATCATGACTGAGATCAACACTTATAGAGATGAAATGACGCTTAAATTCATAATGGGTCAGGTACCATTATCTGAATTTGATGATTTTGTTAATACAATTAAAGGCATGAACATCGATCGCGCAATTGAAATTGAACAAGCTGCTCTTGATCGCTATTTTGCTCGCCAATAG
- a CDS encoding Gfo/Idh/MocA family protein codes for MDKVKIGLIGCGGIANYHVNHLLEMDDVDIVAVADPIEERRVAMSQKVGGARIYPTHKELYDVEDALDAVYVCIPPDQHTDTETRAIEKGFNIFVEKPMALSMEKANEVKDAIDKAGIVSAVGFQDRYLDIIEKAKTYLEGRSVGIVYGSWIGGIPGVPWWKDKKQSGGQIVEQNIHLFDMLRYLFGEADMVYSCAGRGIVKDIPGYNVEDYSSTTMMLKNGVIATLFTGCYLDDDAPGKGNGLRIMCSDSRVEYDLRHAVRFIKRYHMEEYITAQDQGMREDRIFIDAVRAKDPNMVRSSYADAVKSLQLTLAANQSIDSGLPVKL; via the coding sequence ATGGATAAGGTAAAAATAGGGCTTATAGGATGCGGTGGTATAGCTAACTACCACGTAAATCATCTGCTAGAAATGGATGACGTCGATATAGTGGCGGTGGCCGATCCTATAGAAGAACGACGTGTGGCAATGAGCCAAAAGGTGGGCGGTGCCCGTATATATCCTACTCATAAAGAACTATATGACGTTGAGGATGCGCTCGACGCCGTATATGTATGCATACCACCCGATCAGCATACCGATACCGAAACAAGGGCTATCGAAAAAGGTTTTAATATCTTTGTAGAAAAGCCTATGGCTCTGTCTATGGAAAAAGCCAATGAAGTGAAAGATGCTATAGATAAAGCGGGCATAGTATCGGCAGTCGGTTTTCAGGATCGTTATCTCGATATTATAGAAAAGGCAAAAACATATCTAGAAGGCCGATCGGTGGGCATAGTTTACGGTTCATGGATAGGTGGTATACCGGGGGTACCGTGGTGGAAGGATAAAAAACAATCTGGTGGCCAAATAGTGGAACAAAATATACATTTATTTGACATGCTGCGTTATTTATTCGGTGAAGCCGATATGGTTTATAGCTGCGCCGGGCGAGGCATAGTAAAAGATATACCAGGATATAACGTGGAAGATTACTCCTCGACGACTATGATGTTAAAAAACGGTGTTATAGCTACGCTATTTACTGGTTGCTATCTTGATGATGATGCTCCCGGCAAGGGAAACGGTTTACGCATTATGTGCAGTGATTCTCGAGTCGAATATGATCTGCGTCATGCCGTGCGTTTCATAAAACGCTATCATATGGAGGAATATATAACAGCACAAGATCAAGGCATGAGGGAGGATCGCATATTTATAGATGCTGTAAGGGCTAAAGACCCAAATATGGTGCGTTCATCATATGCCGATGCCGTTAAATCGCTGCAGTTAACGCTGGCAGCCAATCAGTCGATTGATAGTGGCTTGCCCGTTAAGCTATAG
- a CDS encoding helix-turn-helix transcriptional regulator, protein MDISVFTVITDNQRNLPFYMETAGWQQHQPPIHRLSGYPCYHWLQTVSGAGELILDGQIYSITPGMGFLLLPHDPHEYYAVKEPWEVYWLTFDGFHIDTVMASLGFTGSCVLTLSDSKPAEILLQDIIEEAKTNDGLNNLELSVLVYKFLICLLKYSSIEDNRSLQQYYMHLAPVLDYIRYHYMDEISLEQLASCMNITPQYLCRLFKEAFSVTPFTYLAKYRIKKAKELLLLNKSLTIRDVSHAVGYNDVSYFCSLFRKYEGMAPGVFRKTHQ, encoded by the coding sequence ATGGATATCAGCGTATTTACAGTAATCACCGATAATCAAAGAAATCTACCTTTCTATATGGAAACAGCTGGCTGGCAACAACATCAGCCTCCCATACACCGTCTATCGGGATATCCATGCTACCATTGGCTGCAGACCGTAAGCGGCGCAGGAGAATTGATATTGGACGGCCAGATATACAGCATAACGCCAGGCATGGGCTTTTTATTGCTTCCACATGACCCCCACGAGTATTATGCTGTAAAAGAGCCATGGGAAGTATACTGGTTAACATTCGACGGCTTCCATATAGATACGGTAATGGCATCTTTGGGCTTTACCGGTTCCTGTGTGCTTACATTGTCGGACAGCAAACCAGCCGAAATCCTATTGCAAGATATAATTGAAGAAGCCAAAACAAATGACGGGTTGAACAATTTAGAGCTTTCAGTTCTGGTATATAAGTTTTTAATATGCTTGCTAAAGTATTCATCTATTGAGGACAATCGTTCGCTACAGCAGTATTATATGCATTTAGCTCCAGTTTTGGATTATATAAGATACCACTATATGGATGAAATATCGCTAGAGCAGTTAGCATCATGCATGAATATAACGCCACAATACCTATGCAGGCTTTTTAAAGAAGCGTTCAGCGTTACCCCATTTACCTATTTAGCCAAATATCGCATAAAAAAAGCTAAAGAATTACTTCTGCTAAACAAATCGCTTACTATAAGAGATGTAAGCCACGCCGTAGGGTACAATGACGTGAGCTATTTCTGCTCGTTATTTCGCAAATACGAGGGCATGGCGCCAGGCGTATTTAGAAAGACTCATCAATAG
- a CDS encoding helix-hairpin-helix domain-containing protein, translated as MHNMSRGQQMVFIVLIAALLIETGVLLWTGRAKRAFNDDIMIDAQSMKPLDEAVSNEKDNTENVNMQEEQPQTIKVYVAGSVNKPGVYELSDGDRVEAAIQAAGGASADADMSGINLAQRLKDEDMIYVPKAGEAASPAVPQNAQQKDGKIDINSATIEELDKLPGIGPAKAQKIIDYREQNGPFKAIDDIQQVSGIGPATFENIKDLIVAK; from the coding sequence ATGCATAATATGAGCCGCGGCCAACAGATGGTGTTCATCGTGCTTATAGCCGCCCTGCTTATAGAAACCGGTGTCCTGCTATGGACCGGCCGAGCCAAAAGGGCTTTTAACGATGATATAATGATAGATGCTCAGAGTATGAAACCTTTAGATGAGGCGGTTTCCAACGAAAAAGACAATACTGAGAATGTTAACATGCAAGAAGAGCAACCGCAAACGATAAAAGTATATGTGGCCGGTAGCGTCAACAAGCCAGGTGTCTATGAATTAAGCGATGGCGACAGGGTGGAAGCTGCTATACAAGCTGCCGGCGGAGCCTCTGCCGACGCCGATATGTCGGGTATAAACCTGGCGCAGCGCTTAAAGGATGAGGATATGATATATGTACCAAAAGCCGGCGAGGCTGCATCGCCAGCTGTCCCACAAAACGCACAGCAAAAGGACGGCAAGATAGATATAAACAGTGCTACCATAGAGGAATTGGATAAATTGCCCGGCATAGGACCAGCCAAAGCTCAAAAGATCATAGATTACAGGGAACAAAACGGGCCGTTTAAGGCTATAGACGATATACAGCAGGTATCGGGCATAGGGCCCGCCACGTTTGAGAATATAAAAGACCTTATAGTAGCCAAATGA
- a CDS encoding hydroxypyruvate isomerase family protein — protein MIKLSACIEMIFRELDFCDRIAAVKQAGLPAFEFWGLGGKDLEAIEKASKQHELPIAGFTMSSIDPELAGLWQKSGLVDPDGHDIALKVAQESIAIAQKLDAKNIIVTVGQEIKDLPRSIQHDSIVESLKMMAPLAERAGVTLVVEPLNIAVNHKGYYLYSSAEGFDIIRAVSSPNVKLLYDIYHQQVTEGNLIQTITENIELIGHFHVADVPGRHEPGTGEINYANVFKAIDETGYNGYVGLEYAPEASALESLHKVKALADL, from the coding sequence ATGATAAAGTTATCAGCTTGTATAGAAATGATATTTAGGGAATTGGATTTTTGCGACAGAATAGCTGCCGTTAAGCAAGCGGGACTACCAGCCTTTGAATTTTGGGGGCTTGGAGGTAAGGATCTGGAGGCTATAGAAAAAGCCAGCAAGCAACATGAATTGCCAATAGCGGGCTTTACCATGAGCAGCATTGATCCTGAATTAGCTGGATTATGGCAAAAAAGCGGGCTTGTAGATCCAGATGGACATGATATAGCCCTTAAAGTAGCTCAGGAGAGCATAGCTATAGCACAAAAGCTTGACGCAAAAAATATTATAGTAACGGTTGGACAGGAGATAAAGGACTTACCCCGATCGATACAGCACGATAGTATTGTAGAAAGTCTAAAGATGATGGCCCCGCTAGCTGAAAGAGCGGGGGTTACGCTCGTCGTGGAACCTCTCAATATAGCTGTGAACCATAAGGGGTACTATCTTTACTCGTCAGCCGAAGGCTTTGATATAATACGTGCCGTTAGCAGCCCAAATGTCAAGCTTTTGTACGATATATATCACCAACAGGTGACTGAAGGTAACCTCATACAAACCATAACCGAGAACATAGAGCTTATTGGCCATTTTCATGTAGCCGATGTACCTGGTCGCCATGAGCCGGGCACCGGAGAGATTAACTATGCGAATGTATTCAAGGCTATAGATGAAACCGGCTACAATGGTTATGTCGGCCTGGAATATGCCCCTGAAGCATCTGCGCTCGAGTCTCTTCATAAGGTGAAAGCCTTGGCAGACTTATAA
- a CDS encoding beta-galactosidase has translation MVNPKLPAFFYGGDYNPEQWPEAIWQEDMRLFKLANINVATVAVFSWALLEPSEGQYDFTWLDKVMDMLYEKGMYACLATSTAAQPAWMSKKYPGILPVTIDGQKRKHGRRVNFCPNSLDYRRASQALVRQLALRYKDHPALVAWHVGNEYGTYCYCENCAKAFRQWLKERYGSLEELNKRWYTNFWGHTVYDWEEIVPPSHLSETFSRGYMEGTYFQGIAIDYNRFMSDSSLACYKGEYDIIKEVTPDIPVTTNLMGTFKPLDYFSWAKHMDVISWDNYPSNKAVMSNIAMRHDLMRGLKGGQPFMLMEQTPNQQNWQPYNGLKRPGVMRLWSYQAVAHGADTVMFFQLRQSRGACEKYHGAVISHAGHENTRVFREVSQLGEELKKLGDKILDSRINARVAIIFDWENWWATEYSSGPSIDLKYVPQVEKYYKAFYDMNIPVDMINEDADLSKYDIVIAPLMYMVKPGVNGRLEDFVKNGGTFVTTFFSGLVDENDLVVMGGYPGQLRQLLGIWVEETDALFPDMKNSIIISKPFGNLHGQYQCGLLCDIVHLEGAQALGAYGSDFYAGMPAITVNDFGGGKAYYVASDPEDAFIKEFVRYICDQKSIKPIMDVPDNVEVTQRIKDNTVFTFILNHNEHAVMVELGPQVQHELLSDKYLSGATVIPARGVFILES, from the coding sequence ATGGTCAATCCTAAATTGCCGGCTTTCTTTTATGGTGGCGATTACAATCCGGAACAATGGCCAGAAGCGATATGGCAGGAAGATATGCGCTTGTTTAAGCTCGCTAACATTAATGTTGCAACGGTAGCGGTATTCAGTTGGGCGTTATTAGAGCCATCGGAAGGTCAATACGATTTTACATGGTTGGATAAAGTAATGGATATGCTGTATGAAAAGGGTATGTATGCTTGTTTAGCCACCTCTACGGCAGCTCAACCTGCTTGGATGTCAAAAAAGTATCCGGGGATATTGCCGGTAACTATAGATGGACAAAAACGCAAGCATGGCCGTCGTGTTAATTTTTGCCCCAATAGCCTCGATTATAGGCGAGCATCACAGGCGTTGGTACGTCAGCTAGCCCTGCGTTATAAGGATCACCCGGCACTTGTGGCATGGCATGTAGGCAATGAGTACGGCACCTATTGTTACTGTGAGAATTGTGCTAAGGCATTTCGTCAATGGCTGAAAGAACGATATGGTTCATTAGAAGAACTGAATAAACGTTGGTATACTAACTTCTGGGGGCATACCGTATATGATTGGGAGGAGATAGTACCGCCTTCTCATCTGAGTGAGACATTTAGCCGCGGCTATATGGAAGGTACATATTTTCAAGGCATAGCCATAGATTATAATCGCTTTATGTCTGATAGCAGCCTGGCTTGCTATAAAGGTGAATACGATATTATAAAAGAAGTAACACCGGATATACCTGTTACAACCAACCTTATGGGGACGTTTAAGCCGTTGGATTACTTCTCATGGGCTAAGCATATGGACGTAATATCGTGGGATAATTATCCGTCCAATAAGGCGGTTATGAGCAATATAGCCATGAGGCATGATCTGATGCGAGGTTTGAAAGGCGGTCAACCGTTTATGTTGATGGAACAAACACCCAACCAACAGAATTGGCAACCGTATAATGGATTAAAACGTCCAGGTGTTATGCGCCTTTGGAGTTATCAGGCTGTGGCGCACGGAGCGGACACAGTGATGTTTTTTCAGCTAAGGCAGTCCCGCGGCGCATGTGAGAAATACCATGGCGCTGTTATATCGCATGCTGGTCATGAAAATACACGTGTATTCCGTGAGGTCAGTCAACTGGGAGAAGAGTTAAAAAAACTGGGCGATAAAATACTGGATTCACGCATCAATGCTCGCGTAGCCATAATATTTGATTGGGAAAATTGGTGGGCGACAGAGTATTCTAGCGGCCCAAGCATAGATTTAAAATATGTCCCTCAGGTTGAGAAATATTATAAAGCGTTTTATGATATGAATATACCGGTGGATATGATAAATGAAGATGCTGATTTATCTAAATATGATATAGTGATAGCCCCTCTTATGTATATGGTTAAACCGGGCGTAAATGGGAGATTGGAGGATTTTGTAAAGAATGGTGGTACATTTGTTACCACGTTCTTCAGTGGATTGGTAGATGAAAATGATCTCGTGGTAATGGGAGGCTATCCGGGGCAGTTGCGGCAGCTTTTGGGCATATGGGTGGAAGAGACCGACGCCTTATTTCCAGATATGAAAAATAGTATAATTATAAGCAAACCTTTTGGCAATTTGCACGGGCAATATCAATGCGGTCTTCTATGCGATATTGTGCATTTGGAAGGTGCGCAGGCGTTGGGTGCTTATGGCAGCGATTTCTATGCAGGTATGCCAGCAATTACAGTAAACGATTTTGGTGGGGGTAAGGCTTATTATGTGGCCTCTGATCCGGAAGATGCTTTTATAAAGGAATTTGTGCGCTATATATGTGACCAAAAATCTATAAAGCCTATTATGGATGTACCGGATAATGTAGAAGTTACCCAACGTATAAAAGATAACACCGTGTTTACCTTTATTCTCAATCATAACGAACATGCGGTTATGGTTGAACTTGGGCCGCAAGTACAGCATGAGCTTTTAAGCGATAAATATTTGAGCGGTGCCACGGTGATACCGGCTCGCGGCGTATTTATATTGGAAAGTTAA